The Siansivirga zeaxanthinifaciens CC-SAMT-1 region TTTTTTAAAACAGTTTAAAACAGGAGACGAACTGACCTCCTTTCTAAAATCCATTCAAAAGCGAGGTATTGAAAAGATGCTAGAAGGGGAACTTGATGCTCATTTAGACTATGAGAAGCATCAGCAATCCGATAATAGCAATACCCGTAACGGCTATGGGTCTAAAAAGATAAAAACAGCTTTAGGAGAGACTAATATTAAAGTTCCCAGAGACCGGGACGCTTCTTTTAACCCTATGCTGGTTCCTAAACGCACTAACATGGTTGATGGCATAGAAAACGTCATTATCAGCCTTTATGCCAAGGGTATGAGTAATTCTGATATTGAAGAGCAAATCCGAGAAGTTTACGATTTTGATGTATCCACATCTACCATATCACGTATCACAGATAAAGTTACCAATGATATTGTTGCTTGGCAAAACAGACCTCTGGAGCCCGTATATTTAATTACTTGGATGGATGGCATCGTATTTAAGGTTCGGGAGAACTCCAAAGTCATTAACAAAACCATGTACATCGCCGTAGGACTGCGTAGAGATGGTAAAAAGGAAGTCTTAGGGCTTTGGTTGGGGAAGAATGAATCGGCAGCCTTTTGGATGAGTGTACTAACCGATATGAAAGCCAGAGGCGTTCAGGATTTGCTTATCACGGCCACAGATAATCTTAACGGTTTTACCGACACCATTAAAAACGTTTTTCCTGAATCTAAAACCCAAATCTGCGTGGTACACCAGATTCGTAATGCTTGTCGGTATGTTGTTTGGAAAGACAAGAAAGAATTTACAAAGGACATGAAAAGCATCTACGATGCACCCACCAAAAGTGCAGCAAAAGCCGCCCTAGAAGACTTTGCTCAGAAATGGGAACACAAGTACTCTTACGCTATTAAAAGCTGGAGAGATAACTGGGAAGAACTTACCGCTTTCTATGAATTTCCTTTAGAAATTAGAAAAATCATTTACACTACGAACCTTATTGAAAACCTTAATGGAAAAATCAGAAAATACACTAAAAACAAGCTCTCATTC contains the following coding sequences:
- a CDS encoding IS256 family transposase; this translates as MKKEDFLNDDFLKQFKTGDELTSFLKSIQKRGIEKMLEGELDAHLDYEKHQQSDNSNTRNGYGSKKIKTALGETNIKVPRDRDASFNPMLVPKRTNMVDGIENVIISLYAKGMSNSDIEEQIREVYDFDVSTSTISRITDKVTNDIVAWQNRPLEPVYLITWMDGIVFKVRENSKVINKTMYIAVGLRRDGKKEVLGLWLGKNESAAFWMSVLTDMKARGVQDLLITATDNLNGFTDTIKNVFPESKTQICVVHQIRNACRYVVWKDKKEFTKDMKSIYDAPTKSAAKAALEDFAQKWEHKYSYAIKSWRDNWEELTAFYEFPLEIRKIIYTTNLIENLNGKIRKYTKNKLSFPTDEAVMKSTFLALREATKKWSMPIRNWGIILNQFLTIFEKRVQL